One part of the Microvirga sp. TS319 genome encodes these proteins:
- a CDS encoding amino acid ABC transporter ATP-binding protein, whose protein sequence is MAKTILDIKGLRKTYGQHEVLKGIDCAVQEGEVISIIGSSGSGKTTMLRCINMLEDFQGGTIKLDGEEIGYHVEGATRRRKSEKEIARQRALTGMAFQQFNLFPHMTAAENVMLGLIKVKKMAKSEARAIAETWLDRVGLAARVDHYPGQLSGGQQQRVAIARAIAMAPRLMLFDEVTSALDPELVGEVLQVIKGLAADGMTMLLVTHEMRFAYEVSSRVIFMNQGVICEEGNPREMFVRPTTERLAEFLKTSSFN, encoded by the coding sequence ATGGCCAAGACCATTCTCGATATCAAGGGCCTGCGCAAGACATACGGGCAGCACGAAGTCCTCAAGGGTATCGACTGTGCCGTACAGGAAGGCGAGGTCATTTCCATCATCGGCTCATCCGGCTCCGGCAAGACGACCATGCTTCGCTGCATCAACATGCTGGAGGATTTCCAGGGAGGCACGATCAAACTCGACGGCGAGGAAATCGGCTATCATGTCGAGGGCGCGACGCGCCGCCGCAAAAGCGAGAAGGAGATCGCCCGCCAACGCGCTCTGACTGGAATGGCATTCCAGCAGTTCAATCTCTTCCCTCACATGACGGCCGCAGAGAACGTCATGCTCGGGCTCATCAAGGTCAAGAAGATGGCAAAGTCCGAGGCACGAGCCATCGCCGAGACCTGGCTCGACCGGGTCGGTCTTGCCGCCCGAGTAGACCATTATCCCGGCCAACTGTCGGGCGGCCAGCAGCAACGCGTTGCGATTGCCCGTGCCATTGCCATGGCGCCGCGGTTGATGCTGTTCGACGAGGTGACCTCGGCACTCGATCCCGAACTGGTGGGCGAGGTGCTCCAGGTCATCAAGGGACTCGCCGCCGACGGCATGACCATGCTGCTCGTGACCCACGAGATGCGCTTCGCCTATGAGGTCTCGTCGCGCGTCATCTTCATGAACCAGGGTGTCATCTGCGAGGAAGGCAACCCCAGGGAAATGTTCGTGCGGCCGACAACCGAACGGCTCGCCGAGTTCCTCAAGACCTCCAGCTTCAACTAG
- a CDS encoding M20 family metallopeptidase, with translation MNVRNEIWQHVDAAKDRLIALSDRVWGMPEVCYTEVRSSAEHAAELRHQGFRVTEGIAGIPTAVIAEAGEGGPVIAFLGEYDALPGLSQESGVAEHRPIEAGGHGHGCGHNLLGSGAMLAAVALKTWLAEKGIPGRVRYYGCPAEEGGAAKAFMVRAGAFDDADIAISWHPYSFWEVAPALSLANTRADFSFTGRAAHAAAAPHLGRSALDAVELMNVGVNYMREHMPSDARVHYALLDTGGIAPNVVQAYARVRYSIRAMDLGGMLDLVERVHKIAQGAALMTETRVEMRIVSAVSNTLGNTPLEHALHNAMEELGPPPFDDTDRDFAKKIRATLSEQEIASVYRAVGQPKSDAPLADFLVPLASPRKPMVGSTDIGDVSWVVPTVQAHAPTVAIGTPFHTWQVVAQGKMPAAHKAMVHVAKAMAATGMAAMTDPSLIAAAKADLAERTRETPYVSPLREGVEPPLDMSRG, from the coding sequence ATGAACGTTCGAAATGAGATTTGGCAGCATGTGGACGCCGCCAAGGACCGGCTCATCGCCTTGAGCGACAGGGTCTGGGGAATGCCTGAGGTCTGCTACACCGAAGTGCGCTCCTCGGCCGAGCACGCCGCCGAGTTGCGGCATCAGGGCTTTCGCGTCACGGAAGGCATCGCAGGCATTCCCACGGCCGTCATCGCCGAAGCAGGCGAAGGCGGGCCCGTGATCGCCTTCCTGGGCGAGTACGATGCTCTCCCGGGATTGAGCCAGGAATCCGGTGTCGCGGAGCATAGGCCTATCGAAGCCGGCGGACATGGACACGGATGCGGCCATAACCTTCTGGGATCCGGCGCAATGCTGGCGGCGGTCGCCCTGAAGACCTGGCTTGCCGAAAAGGGAATTCCGGGCCGCGTCCGCTATTACGGCTGCCCGGCGGAAGAGGGCGGAGCGGCCAAGGCCTTTATGGTGCGTGCGGGCGCTTTCGACGATGCCGATATCGCCATCTCCTGGCATCCCTACAGCTTCTGGGAAGTTGCGCCGGCCTTGTCACTCGCCAATACCCGCGCTGATTTCTCCTTTACCGGACGCGCAGCCCATGCCGCCGCGGCTCCCCATCTGGGCCGCAGTGCGCTCGACGCGGTGGAGCTCATGAATGTGGGCGTGAACTACATGCGCGAGCACATGCCATCCGATGCGCGCGTGCATTATGCCCTTCTCGACACGGGTGGCATCGCTCCCAACGTGGTGCAGGCGTATGCCCGCGTGCGCTATTCCATACGTGCCATGGATCTTGGCGGAATGCTCGACCTGGTCGAGCGCGTGCACAAGATCGCGCAGGGTGCTGCTCTCATGACCGAGACACGTGTGGAGATGCGGATCGTCAGTGCCGTGTCGAACACCCTCGGCAATACGCCCTTGGAGCACGCACTGCACAATGCGATGGAAGAACTCGGACCTCCTCCCTTCGACGACACGGACCGTGATTTCGCCAAGAAGATCCGCGCAACGCTTTCCGAGCAGGAGATTGCCTCCGTGTACCGGGCCGTCGGCCAGCCGAAGTCGGATGCGCCTCTCGCTGACTTCCTTGTGCCGCTCGCGTCACCGCGCAAGCCGATGGTCGGCTCAACCGATATCGGCGACGTGAGCTGGGTGGTGCCGACAGTGCAGGCCCATGCTCCGACGGTGGCAATCGGCACTCCGTTCCACACATGGCAGGTTGTCGCTCAGGGAAAGATGCCGGCCGCACACAAGGCGATGGTGCATGTCGCCAAAGCCATGGCTGCAACGGGCATGGCCGCGATGACCGATCCGTCCCTGATCGCCGCGGCCAAGGCCGATCTCGCAGAGAGAACCCGTGAGACACCCTATGTGAGCCCGCTGCGCGAAGGCGTCGAGCCGCCCCTGGACATGTCACGCGGCTAG
- a CDS encoding response regulator — MTVRILITDDHSIVRRGLRTLIEAQPGWEVCGEAENGRMAVELATVSPPDVAILDYSLPVLNGLEATRQIRQACPKTEVLVYTMHNNEDVIRDVLKAGARGYLLKTEDDAEIIRAVQALLRKKPYFSPQVSETLLDTFLAGDKVVTSDTLTSREREVIQLVAEGQTNREIAERWSVSIKTVETHRTSAMRKLNLRSGVELALYAVRNKLVEP, encoded by the coding sequence ATGACCGTAAGGATCCTGATTACCGATGACCATTCCATCGTCCGCCGTGGCCTCCGCACGCTCATCGAGGCGCAGCCGGGCTGGGAGGTCTGCGGCGAAGCCGAGAACGGCCGGATGGCCGTCGAGTTGGCCACCGTCAGTCCGCCGGACGTGGCGATCCTCGATTATTCGCTTCCGGTGCTCAACGGCCTCGAGGCAACCCGCCAGATCCGGCAGGCCTGCCCAAAGACCGAGGTTCTGGTCTACACGATGCACAACAACGAGGACGTGATACGCGACGTACTGAAAGCCGGAGCACGGGGATACCTGCTCAAGACCGAGGATGATGCCGAGATCATCAGGGCGGTTCAGGCCCTCCTGCGGAAGAAGCCGTACTTCTCTCCCCAGGTTTCCGAGACGCTTCTCGACACCTTCCTTGCGGGGGACAAGGTCGTGACGTCCGACACCCTGACGTCGCGCGAGCGGGAGGTCATCCAGCTTGTCGCCGAGGGCCAGACCAATAGGGAGATCGCCGAGCGCTGGTCGGTCAGCATCAAGACCGTGGAGACCCACCGCACCTCGGCCATGCGCAAGCTCAACCTGCGCTCCGGGGTCGAGCTCGCCCTCTACGCGGTTCGCAACAAGCTGGTCGAGCCGTGA
- a CDS encoding amino acid ABC transporter permease produces the protein MGYTLNFSAVWRNFDFLLSGLMLSLGLAVISILIGAAIGLVLAFALTSKKRLAAAPAQLYVTVLRNLPILVLVLFAYFALPQLGFRLDKIKSFVLVLSIYSGAYLAEVFRAGLLSIPKGLTEAGLAIGLTSMQIRTSIIAPLMVRNVLPSLSSTVISLFKDTSLAAAIAVPELTFAARKINVESFRVIETWMITSALYVVTCFLIAALMRFVERRLALPR, from the coding sequence ATGGGTTATACGCTGAATTTCAGCGCCGTCTGGCGCAACTTCGATTTTCTCCTGAGCGGCCTGATGCTCAGCCTCGGCCTTGCGGTGATCTCGATCCTGATCGGGGCGGCAATCGGCCTTGTCTTGGCCTTCGCGCTGACGTCGAAGAAGCGATTGGCGGCTGCGCCCGCGCAACTCTATGTCACGGTGCTCCGCAACCTGCCGATTCTCGTCCTCGTGCTCTTCGCCTACTTCGCTCTGCCTCAGTTAGGCTTCCGGCTCGACAAGATAAAAAGCTTTGTGCTGGTGCTGTCGATCTACTCAGGCGCGTATCTGGCCGAGGTGTTTCGGGCCGGACTTCTGTCTATCCCGAAGGGCCTAACGGAAGCTGGGCTCGCGATTGGCCTGACGTCGATGCAAATCCGCACCTCCATCATAGCACCGTTGATGGTGCGCAACGTGCTACCATCCTTGTCCTCGACCGTGATCTCGCTCTTCAAGGATACGTCCCTCGCCGCTGCTATCGCCGTGCCGGAACTGACTTTTGCCGCGCGCAAGATCAATGTCGAGAGCTTCCGGGTTATCGAGACTTGGATGATCACGTCTGCGCTTTACGTCGTGACCTGTTTCCTCATCGCCGCCTTGATGCGTTTCGTCGAGCGCCGACTGGCCCTGCCGAGGTAA
- a CDS encoding ATP-binding protein has product MRFRSLGFTSFLALAGMLAAAIVLIGTLDLWYSYNDAIERGEGIVSNLVLLLAEQTERTFQAVDLTLLSIRDVLSTYDVPKHDATFEEMLRNRVSSLPYVSAIYVIGTDGLPTQSSGYPDVLGVDAVDSAAFQALRDTPGLGLRVGHPRRSKVDNAWLVTLSRRIDRPDGTFGGIVVAAVDLRFYETFYRRLRIADGGFIEIALSDGTLLVRTPAADEAIGKSLAVPGTAFDYLSHGPSGVFWGTSPIDRMERVIGYSTLDNVPALVLVGLAQRSVLRPWRGHAAVVIGAMAVLLALLAALVYSLSRSRRREREEQARLRRVQRMESLGRIAGGIAHDFGNTIRVVQTACTLLKPSLKNNPDALSLVEETEHVLRSAKSMTESLLAFARRQDLRPRLTVIDDLVSGFAMILKQAAGPRIVIEISLASDGATCLLDPVQLEATLLNLVLNSRDAMPDGGTLKVETGLSAPPHPFPTALGAEGGERASQAWLRLSVIDQGVGMAPAVVEQAFDPFFTTKGQGNGLGLSQVLGFVQQSNGEVRLESEEGHGTRVHLLFPTLPGGSSGDVGGVQLSAPQDAPPGTSPGDPSGKP; this is encoded by the coding sequence GTGAGGTTCAGATCCCTTGGATTCACCAGCTTCCTGGCCCTGGCCGGCATGCTAGCTGCAGCCATCGTGCTGATCGGCACTCTGGACCTATGGTATAGCTATAACGACGCAATTGAGCGTGGCGAAGGGATCGTCAGCAACCTCGTTCTTCTATTGGCCGAGCAGACCGAGCGTACCTTTCAGGCGGTTGACCTGACCCTTCTCTCAATCCGTGACGTCCTCTCGACATACGACGTGCCCAAGCACGATGCGACTTTCGAGGAGATGTTGAGAAACCGGGTCAGCTCCCTCCCCTACGTTAGCGCCATCTACGTGATCGGTACCGATGGCCTCCCCACTCAGTCCTCGGGTTACCCCGACGTATTGGGAGTGGATGCCGTTGACAGCGCCGCCTTCCAGGCGCTCAGGGACACCCCCGGTCTCGGCCTCCGGGTCGGGCATCCGCGGCGAAGCAAGGTCGACAACGCGTGGTTGGTCACCCTGAGTCGGAGGATCGACCGGCCTGATGGCACCTTTGGCGGCATCGTCGTGGCTGCAGTCGACCTTCGGTTCTACGAGACCTTCTACCGCAGGCTCCGGATAGCCGATGGTGGATTCATCGAGATCGCCCTCAGCGACGGAACCCTCCTGGTGCGCACCCCGGCTGCCGACGAGGCCATAGGAAAGTCGCTGGCGGTCCCGGGCACGGCCTTCGACTACCTGTCTCACGGTCCGTCCGGCGTCTTCTGGGGAACCAGCCCGATAGACCGCATGGAGAGGGTCATCGGATACAGTACTCTGGACAATGTTCCCGCCCTCGTGCTCGTCGGCCTGGCGCAGCGATCCGTGCTGCGCCCCTGGCGAGGACACGCTGCCGTGGTGATCGGCGCCATGGCGGTGCTCCTCGCCCTCTTGGCGGCGCTCGTGTACAGCCTGTCCAGGAGCCGCCGGCGCGAGCGTGAGGAACAGGCCCGGCTCAGGCGTGTCCAACGAATGGAGTCTCTCGGGCGCATCGCCGGCGGCATCGCGCACGATTTCGGCAACACGATCCGCGTCGTCCAAACGGCCTGCACGCTTCTCAAACCTTCGCTGAAGAACAATCCCGATGCCCTTTCACTGGTCGAGGAGACGGAGCATGTCCTCAGGAGCGCGAAGAGCATGACCGAAAGCCTCCTCGCCTTCGCGAGGCGGCAGGACCTCCGGCCCCGCCTCACAGTAATCGACGACTTGGTCTCGGGGTTCGCCATGATCCTGAAGCAGGCCGCAGGTCCCCGGATCGTGATCGAAATCTCGCTGGCAAGCGATGGTGCCACTTGTCTCCTGGACCCGGTGCAGCTCGAGGCAACGCTCCTCAATCTCGTGCTCAACTCGCGGGACGCCATGCCCGACGGCGGCACCCTCAAGGTGGAGACCGGGCTTTCCGCCCCGCCTCACCCCTTCCCGACCGCCCTGGGCGCCGAGGGCGGCGAGCGGGCCAGCCAAGCGTGGCTGCGGCTTTCCGTCATTGATCAGGGGGTCGGCATGGCTCCTGCGGTCGTCGAACAAGCCTTCGATCCGTTCTTCACCACGAAGGGACAGGGCAACGGCCTCGGCCTCAGCCAGGTGCTCGGCTTCGTCCAGCAGAGCAATGGGGAGGTTCGTCTCGAGAGCGAGGAAGGACACGGGACGAGGGTCCATCTCCTGTTTCCGACGCTGCCGGGCGGCAGCTCCGGGGATGTCGGTGGAGTTCAGTTGTCCGCTCCACAGGATGCCCCTCCCGGGACGAGCCCCGGCGACCCTTCAGGAAAACCCTGA
- a CDS encoding RidA family protein yields the protein MTIKRYGAGETGAGGQPLPFARATEANGWLYVSGQVPMEKGEIVPGGIVAQTRKAIENMIAILKEAGYGLEDIVRVGVWLDDPRDFWSFNGVYTEYFGANPPARACVQSRMMVDCKVEIDCVAYRADRA from the coding sequence ATGACGATCAAGCGTTACGGTGCCGGGGAAACCGGCGCGGGCGGACAGCCGCTGCCCTTCGCCCGTGCGACCGAGGCCAACGGCTGGCTTTATGTTTCCGGTCAAGTGCCGATGGAAAAAGGTGAGATCGTGCCTGGCGGCATCGTTGCCCAGACCCGCAAGGCCATCGAGAACATGATCGCGATCCTTAAGGAGGCTGGCTATGGCCTGGAGGATATCGTGCGCGTCGGCGTCTGGCTCGACGATCCGCGCGACTTCTGGAGCTTTAACGGCGTCTACACGGAATACTTCGGGGCGAACCCGCCGGCCCGTGCTTGCGTTCAGTCGCGTATGATGGTCGATTGCAAGGTGGAAATCGATTGCGTGGCCTACCGCGCCGATCGCGCCTGA
- a CDS encoding IclR family transcriptional regulator, with protein sequence MAESASDNVTRRTRGLDRAFEILEFLRVKRQPMRPNEIAAEIGAPRSSVYELVNLLLGHGMLDYQGGDGRIFLGRRLYFLGTAYAEEFDLMRECARMLVQLAEETRETAQMCLLEGNKYTVAMMREGIRPFRISSNVGERVAIPWTASGRLLVSHLSDHEILDLIPPEDFVLPNGRTLDPADFIAQVRAATRDGYFTFNSEVENFTHCFAVPIYQGDNTCIATLCLVAPREDGLRHRTAYLDSLLNAAHEISEKLGFTSRPRRVSSSRV encoded by the coding sequence ATGGCCGAGTCCGCAAGCGACAATGTAACCCGGCGGACCAGGGGACTGGATCGCGCTTTCGAGATCCTGGAATTCCTGCGCGTGAAGCGTCAGCCCATGCGGCCCAACGAGATCGCCGCCGAGATCGGCGCACCGCGCTCCTCGGTTTACGAACTCGTCAATCTGCTACTCGGCCATGGCATGCTTGACTATCAGGGAGGTGACGGGCGGATCTTCCTCGGCCGTCGCCTCTATTTCCTCGGCACGGCTTATGCCGAGGAGTTCGATCTCATGCGCGAATGCGCCCGCATGCTGGTCCAGCTCGCCGAGGAGACCCGCGAAACGGCGCAGATGTGCCTCCTCGAAGGCAACAAGTACACGGTCGCCATGATGCGCGAGGGGATCCGTCCGTTTCGCATATCCTCGAATGTCGGCGAGCGCGTCGCCATCCCGTGGACGGCTTCAGGGCGTCTTCTCGTCTCGCACCTTTCGGACCACGAAATCCTCGATCTCATCCCGCCGGAGGACTTTGTCCTGCCGAATGGGAGGACGTTGGATCCTGCGGATTTCATCGCCCAGGTGCGGGCTGCCACGCGGGACGGCTACTTCACCTTCAACAGCGAGGTGGAGAACTTCACCCATTGCTTCGCTGTCCCGATCTATCAGGGTGACAATACCTGCATCGCCACTCTCTGCTTGGTCGCACCGCGTGAGGACGGGTTGCGTCACCGCACCGCCTATCTCGATAGCCTGCTGAACGCGGCGCATGAGATCTCGGAAAAGCTTGGTTTTACGTCCCGTCCGAGACGCGTTTCTTCATCACGGGTTTGA
- a CDS encoding amino acid ABC transporter permease, producing MSHSFFDQLWIARYVIMSGLGMSVSISLLAILAGSVLGVFVGMALVYGGVALRLVVRAYTDIIRGTPVLVLVLASYYVSSAVGINLGPFAAGVLALAIFCSSHVGEIVRGALQAIPRGQTEAAKAIGLTFAQTFTSVLWPQAMRQFLPAWVNTAAEMVKASTLLSVIGVAELLLRTQEIISRNFLSLQFYFLAGALYFIVNYGIERFGKYVERKTALPS from the coding sequence ATGTCCCACTCGTTTTTCGATCAACTCTGGATCGCACGCTACGTCATCATGAGCGGCCTCGGCATGTCGGTATCGATCTCGCTGCTGGCCATTCTCGCAGGCTCCGTGCTCGGCGTCTTTGTCGGCATGGCGCTGGTCTATGGCGGTGTCGCGCTGCGTCTTGTGGTAAGGGCTTACACGGACATCATTCGTGGTACGCCGGTTCTCGTTCTCGTTCTCGCGAGCTACTACGTCTCCTCTGCGGTCGGCATCAATCTCGGGCCGTTCGCAGCCGGTGTCCTCGCGTTGGCGATCTTCTGCTCCTCTCATGTGGGCGAGATCGTGCGTGGTGCGCTTCAGGCTATCCCCAGGGGGCAGACGGAGGCCGCGAAGGCGATCGGCCTGACCTTCGCCCAGACCTTCACGTCGGTGCTCTGGCCACAGGCCATGCGCCAGTTTTTGCCGGCCTGGGTGAACACGGCCGCCGAGATGGTGAAGGCCTCGACGCTGTTGTCTGTCATCGGCGTCGCGGAGCTGCTGTTGCGGACCCAGGAGATCATCTCTCGCAACTTCCTGAGCCTCCAGTTCTACTTCCTGGCGGGCGCCCTCTATTTCATCGTCAACTACGGTATCGAGCGCTTCGGCAAGTATGTCGAGCGCAAGACTGCCTTGCCGTCCTGA
- a CDS encoding ABC transporter ATP-binding protein, whose amino-acid sequence MNAPFFELRDVKKHFRGKQTFAQRLLAATGNASPPPVLKAVDGVDLSVMRGEVLGLVGESGCGKSTLARIATGIAKPSGGDVAFEGRPTAKLRGKERLNYLLKVQMVFQDPYASLDPRMQVHKIVGEALRVHRLLPKSEIDAAVDKALTEVGLDLAYRNRYPHQFSGGQRQRIGIARALAVKPDFLVCDEPVSALDVSIQAQVINLFMDVREKHGLTYLFVSHDLGVVRHISDRVAIMYLGRIVEIGAASAVFTDPAHPYSAALIAASPSTARRRRAFQPLKGELPSPLAPPSGCPFHPRCEHAMAKCREVRPALREIAPGRSAACHLHRSDTP is encoded by the coding sequence ATGAACGCCCCCTTCTTTGAGCTGCGAGATGTGAAGAAGCACTTTCGCGGCAAGCAGACATTCGCGCAGCGCCTTCTTGCCGCGACCGGCAACGCTTCGCCGCCGCCGGTCCTGAAAGCCGTCGACGGCGTGGATCTCAGCGTGATGCGCGGCGAGGTGCTGGGCCTCGTCGGCGAGTCCGGCTGCGGCAAGTCCACGCTTGCACGGATCGCGACGGGTATTGCCAAGCCCAGTGGGGGCGACGTCGCCTTTGAGGGCAGGCCCACCGCGAAGCTCCGGGGGAAGGAGCGCCTGAACTATCTGCTCAAAGTCCAGATGGTTTTTCAGGACCCTTACGCGTCGCTCGATCCACGTATGCAGGTCCACAAGATCGTCGGCGAAGCTCTGCGGGTTCATCGTCTTTTGCCGAAAAGCGAGATCGACGCAGCCGTAGACAAGGCCCTGACCGAGGTCGGTCTCGATCTCGCCTATCGCAATCGCTATCCGCACCAGTTCTCCGGCGGACAGCGACAGCGCATCGGCATTGCCCGTGCGCTCGCGGTGAAGCCGGACTTCTTGGTCTGCGACGAGCCGGTCTCGGCACTCGATGTCTCAATCCAGGCTCAGGTGATCAACCTGTTCATGGATGTCCGTGAGAAGCACGGACTGACCTATCTCTTCGTCAGCCACGATCTGGGTGTCGTCCGGCATATCAGCGACAGGGTCGCGATCATGTATCTCGGACGCATCGTCGAGATTGGCGCGGCTTCCGCTGTCTTCACCGATCCGGCCCACCCCTACAGTGCGGCGCTCATCGCCGCGAGCCCGTCGACGGCGCGGCGCAGACGTGCGTTCCAGCCGCTCAAGGGCGAACTGCCCTCACCTCTCGCACCGCCCAGCGGCTGCCCCTTCCATCCCCGCTGCGAGCACGCCATGGCGAAATGCCGTGAGGTCCGCCCGGCCCTGCGGGAGATCGCCCCCGGCCGCAGTGCCGCCTGTCATTTACACCGTTCGGACACTCCATGA
- a CDS encoding transporter substrate-binding domain-containing protein — MTISLRAGLMLAAALLGSAPALAQTSKLDEVLKRGTLVLGTGSTNAPWHFKSADDKLQGFDIDMGRIIAKALFGDPNKIEFVNQSSDARIPNITTNKVDITCQFMTVTGERAQQVAFTIPYYREGVGLMLKADGKYADYAALKAAGSSVTVSVLQNVYAEPMVHAALPQATVDQYDSVDLIYQALESGRADAVATDQSSLAWYMTQNPGRYKDAGYGWNPQTYACAVKRGDQDWLNFVNTALHEAMTGVEFDTYAKSFKTWFGKDLPPPQIGFPVEYK, encoded by the coding sequence ATGACCATTTCACTTCGTGCCGGCTTGATGCTGGCCGCCGCCCTCCTCGGGTCCGCCCCTGCCCTGGCCCAGACCAGCAAGCTCGATGAGGTGCTGAAGCGTGGCACTCTCGTGCTCGGGACCGGCAGCACCAACGCGCCTTGGCATTTCAAAAGTGCGGACGACAAGCTTCAGGGCTTCGACATCGACATGGGCCGCATCATCGCGAAGGCGCTCTTCGGCGATCCCAACAAGATCGAGTTCGTGAACCAGTCCTCCGACGCGCGTATCCCGAACATCACAACGAACAAGGTCGACATCACCTGCCAGTTCATGACCGTGACGGGTGAGCGCGCGCAGCAGGTCGCCTTTACCATTCCCTATTATCGCGAAGGTGTCGGCTTGATGCTGAAGGCCGATGGCAAATATGCTGACTACGCCGCTCTCAAGGCGGCCGGCTCGTCGGTCACCGTTTCAGTTCTCCAGAACGTCTATGCCGAGCCCATGGTGCATGCTGCCTTGCCGCAAGCCACCGTGGATCAGTATGATTCCGTAGACCTGATCTATCAGGCGCTGGAATCCGGCCGTGCCGATGCAGTGGCCACCGATCAGTCGTCGCTCGCCTGGTACATGACGCAGAACCCGGGCCGCTACAAGGATGCAGGTTACGGCTGGAACCCGCAGACCTATGCCTGCGCTGTCAAGCGCGGCGATCAGGACTGGCTGAACTTCGTCAACACCGCCTTGCATGAAGCCATGACCGGCGTGGAGTTCGATACCTATGCCAAGTCCTTCAAGACCTGGTTCGGCAAGGACCTGCCCCCGCCGCAGATCGGCTTCCCGGTCGAATACAAGTAA
- a CDS encoding alpha/beta hydrolase, giving the protein MTTTTLTPEIGRSTLPFVDPFHPDRPLNVNVYRPADHGPDDPVVIVQHGMLRNGDEYRDFWIPAAEEHRILIAAPTFSNEHFPNAESYNNGLVVEGDGSVRPAEKWLYAVPARVFAALRRGGVTRRTKAHLYGHSAGGQFAHRLLATQSHEPFEAVAAANPGWYTLPTLQRSFPEGLGGLGLDESAIARWFAYPMHIFAGDQDTSTDDPNLPAQAEALGQGPHRYARAHFVYDFARREAERLGLPFNWTLIRIAGVGHDGAAMSRAAAAYWFEGRIPPTDELVSAEAGAL; this is encoded by the coding sequence ATGACCACGACCACGCTCACCCCCGAGATCGGCCGCAGCACGCTTCCTTTCGTCGATCCGTTCCATCCAGACCGGCCGCTGAATGTGAACGTCTACCGCCCGGCGGATCACGGACCTGATGATCCGGTGGTCATCGTCCAGCACGGCATGCTCCGCAATGGTGACGAGTACAGAGACTTCTGGATTCCAGCCGCAGAAGAGCACCGCATCCTGATCGCTGCGCCGACCTTTTCCAACGAGCATTTTCCCAATGCGGAATCCTACAATAACGGTTTGGTCGTCGAAGGCGACGGGAGCGTCCGACCTGCGGAGAAGTGGCTCTACGCCGTTCCTGCCCGCGTCTTTGCCGCCCTGCGGAGAGGTGGCGTGACGCGTCGCACGAAGGCTCACCTCTACGGCCATTCAGCCGGCGGACAATTCGCCCACCGCCTGTTGGCCACCCAGAGCCATGAACCTTTCGAGGCTGTGGCTGCCGCGAATCCGGGCTGGTATACCCTGCCGACCCTGCAGCGCAGCTTCCCCGAGGGCCTCGGCGGGCTCGGCCTCGATGAATCCGCCATCGCACGCTGGTTCGCCTACCCAATGCATATCTTCGCGGGAGATCAGGACACCAGCACGGACGATCCCAATCTGCCCGCCCAAGCCGAGGCCCTGGGTCAGGGGCCGCATCGCTATGCGCGTGCGCATTTCGTCTACGACTTCGCTCGTCGGGAAGCCGAGCGTCTTGGCCTGCCGTTCAACTGGACGCTGATCCGCATCGCGGGCGTGGGCCATGACGGCGCGGCGATGTCACGTGCCGCTGCCGCCTATTGGTTCGAGGGACGCATTCCACCCACTGATGAGCTGGTGTCCGCGGAAGCAGGCGCCCTCTAG